In Bacillus sp. Marseille-Q1617, a genomic segment contains:
- a CDS encoding phosphotransferase family protein: MKAGWERSNEWIMPDLDEVRNMLKPYFKDRFVKEIERLDGGLNNSNIKIKTNLNEYFVLRIYNKRSNNMKIETEIARLLQGRVPVPQTVYADSSCSVFKYPFLLMNWMEGEQFSEMIYRKNHKDIRKAAHAAGAALADIHKIRFPDSGFFDDELNIKEHVEINASTFIGFILEMVEKGFVSKYLGKTLCSSVVKFVQEHVYLMDDPGVQNSLVHSDFNPLNVLVEEKGGGVKITILDWEYAFSGSPLMDIGNMLRYEGTTAPGMLKPFIQSYLENGGGLPENWLQKAKLLDLIALLDLLNKEKCGEVRVKDIKGLIMKMMDEWEGYEAVQRAFE, translated from the coding sequence ATGAAAGCTGGATGGGAGCGTTCAAATGAGTGGATCATGCCCGACTTAGACGAAGTCAGGAATATGCTGAAGCCTTATTTTAAAGATAGGTTTGTGAAGGAAATTGAGCGTTTAGACGGAGGGCTCAACAATTCAAATATCAAAATCAAAACCAATTTAAATGAGTATTTTGTTTTGCGGATTTATAATAAGCGCAGCAACAACATGAAGATTGAAACTGAAATAGCCAGGCTTTTACAAGGAAGAGTGCCTGTACCTCAAACTGTGTACGCTGACTCCAGCTGCTCTGTTTTTAAATACCCTTTTTTACTTATGAATTGGATGGAGGGAGAGCAGTTTTCTGAAATGATATACAGGAAAAATCATAAGGATATAAGGAAAGCAGCACATGCAGCGGGAGCGGCTTTAGCCGACATACATAAAATTAGGTTTCCCGATTCGGGTTTCTTCGATGATGAGTTGAACATAAAAGAGCATGTTGAAATCAATGCAAGCACGTTCATTGGGTTTATTTTAGAAATGGTTGAAAAAGGATTTGTCAGCAAATATTTGGGAAAAACATTATGCAGCAGTGTGGTGAAGTTTGTGCAGGAACATGTTTACCTTATGGACGATCCAGGAGTGCAGAATTCATTGGTACACAGTGATTTTAACCCTTTGAATGTCCTGGTTGAAGAAAAAGGCGGTGGTGTGAAGATTACGATTTTAGATTGGGAATACGCTTTTAGCGGTTCGCCTTTAATGGATATTGGAAATATGCTTCGATATGAGGGAACAACCGCCCCAGGCATGTTAAAGCCCTTCATTCAGAGTTATCTAGAGAATGGCGGCGGCTTGCCGGAAAACTGGCTGCAAAAAGCAAAGCTATTGGATCTGATTGCACTGCTCGATTTGTTAAATAAGGAAAAATGCGGTGAAGTAAGAGTTAAAGATATAAAGGGATTGATAATGAAAATGATGGATGAATGGGAGGGGTATGAGGCTGTCCAGAGAG